In Streptacidiphilus sp. P02-A3a, the DNA window CGCGTACGTGCCGGTGAACAGGGCGCCGACCAGCGGCGGGGAGACGTCGAACGGCACCGGGACGGCGAGTGTGCTCTGGCTCCCGCCGCCGCCGGACACCCGCAGCACCCTCCCCTCCCAGAGGGTGGCCCGGACGCTGTCGCCGGGCGCGACACTGTCGAACAGGCCGTCGTTCTCGGGCAGCGCGACATCGACGGGTGCGGCCGCGATACCCGCGAGCACCACGTGCGGATAGGGATCCTTCCCAGCCTGGACGTACTGCCTGGTGAGCGTGGCGGTGACGGTCGCCAGGCAGTCGGCGCCGGTCGGCTCGCGCTGCCCCGCCGGGCAGGCCCGCGCCGCGCGGTAGGCGTTCAGCCGGGCGTCGTCGTGTGCGGCCAGCGTCCCGGTGAACCAGGCGGCGGCGGCCAGCGCGACCGCGATCAGCAGCAGCGTCACGACGGCCTTCCGCGACTCCTTGGCCGGATCCGGCCGCGCGGGCTGTTCCAGGGTGAAGTGCTCGGGCGGTGGCAGCGGGGTGGTGGTTCGCTTCATCCTGGACGGCTCGCTCCGCTGGTGGGGACGGCCAGAGCATAGGCCCAGCCCCGACGCCCCCACCAGGGAGGCTCCCGCCGCCGGTCAGGAGACGGTGAGGACGATCTTGCCGGTGACGCGGCCGGTGTCGCCCAGTTCGTGGCCCTTGGCGGCCTGCGCCAGCGGGTAGTCGGCCTCGATCACCGCGCGGAGCCTGCCCGCGGTGACCAGGTCGCTGATGGCGCGCATACCGGCCTGGTCGGCCTCGACCAGCATCGCGTAGGTGTCGACGCCGAGCGCGGCGGCCTGCTCCGGCAGGTCCGCCGGGAAGGAGCTGACCGCGATCGAGACCAGCTTTCCGCCGGGCTTCAGGGCCTTCAGCGAGCGGGTGGCGGTCTCGCCGCCGATCGCGTCGAAGACCACGTCGACCGGGTCGATCGCGGTGAAGTCCTCGGTCCGGTAGTCGATCAGTTCTTCCGCGCCGAGTTCGCGCAGCAGCCCGTGCTTCGGGGCGCTGGCCGTGCCGATCACGTGCGCGCCGAGCTGCTTGGCGATCTGGACGGCGAGGTGGCCGACGCCGCCCGCGGCGGCGTGGATCAGCACCCGCTGGCCGGGCTGGACGTCCGCCACGTCCACCAGGCCCTGCCACGCGGTCAGCGCGGCCAGCGGGATCGCGGCGGCCTGGACGTGGTCGATGCCCTCCGGCTTGCGGACCAGGGCGCGCGCCGGGGCGACCACGTACTCGGCGAACGAACCGACGCCGTGCGGGTACGGGAGCATGCCGAAGACCTCGTCGCCGACCTTGTGCAGCGTCACGCCGAAGCCGACCGACTCCACCACCCCCGAGACGTCCCAGCCGAGCACCAGCGGCAGCTTGCCGACGAGGCCGCTGAACGTGCGGTGCTTCCAGTCGGTCGGGTTCATGCCCGCCGCGCGGACGCGGACGAGTACCTCGGACGGGCCGGGCGTCGGGCGGTCGAGCTCGACCTCCCGCAGAACCTCGGTGCCGCCGTACGTGTTCTGGCTGATTGCCTTCATTGTGGTCATGGATCCAGCATCTACGGCTTCCACCTGCGTAGATAGTGGCCCGGAGGTCATCATGTGCAAGGATTGGGCCATGCAGCCCATCCACAGAGTCGTCGTCCTCGCGCTGGACGGGGTGATCCCGTTCGAACTGAGCCTGGCGTCGCGGCTGCTCGGCACCGCCGAGGACGCCGACGGCCGCCCCCTCTACGAGGTGGTCACCTGCTCGGTCGACGGAAAGCCGGTCCGCACCGGGGCCGACTTCGCGATCACCGTCGAGCGCGACGCCTCCGCCCTGGCCGAGGCCGACACGGTGGTGATCCCCGCGTCCGAGAGCTTCGCCGACATCGTCGACCGGGACGCCCTGCCGCGCCGGACCGCCGAGGCGCTGGCCCTGATCAGGCCCGAGGCCCGGATCGTGGGCATCTGCATCGCCACCTTCCTGCTGGCGGCGGCGGACCTGCTCGACGGCCGGACCGCGGCCACCCACTGGTTTCACGCCGCCCGCTTCCAGCGCTCCTACCCGCAGGTCGAACTCGCCCCGGACGTGCTGTTCGTGGACTCGGGCCGGGTACTCACCTCGGCCGGCGCGGCCTCCGGTATCGACCTGCTGCTGCACCTGATCCGCTCGGACCACGGCAGCGCCGTCGCCAACCACGTGGCCCGCCGCTGCGTCGTCCCCCCGCAGCGGGAGGGCGGCCAGGCCCAGTACGTCGAGCGGCCGCTGCCGCAGCGCTCGGACGCCGGGACCTCCGCGACCCGAGCCTGGGTCCTGGACCGGCTGCACGAGCCGCTGCAACTCGCCGACCTGGCCGACCACGCGGGCATGAGCCGCCGCACCTTCACCCGCCGCTTCCGGGCCGAGGTCGGCCTGAGCCCCGGCCAGTGGCTCACCCAGCAGCGGGTCGACCTGGCCCGCCAACTCCTGGAGAGCAGCGACCTGCCGGTCAACCGCATCGCCGAACGCGTCGGCTTCGCGGCGGGCGCCACCCTCCGCCAACACCTCCACGCCGCGATCGGCGTCTCCCCCGGCGCCTACCGCCGCACCTTCCGAACCTGACGGCTCCAGCTACCTCCACCCGCCGCCGGAGGCCGGGCGAGGAAGGCACCTCTGCCGATGGGCGAGAGTGGCCGGAGAGTGCTCCTGATGGCCTGCAACTCTAATGCGAAATAGCCGAATTGACATGGCAGCAGGAGTTCGCAAGATAGCTGACAGTACTGTTGGCCTGTGCCAGACTGACGCCGAATATGCCGGGGGGTGTCGTGGTCTCGATCGTGCTTGTCCATGGAACTGGGGTCAGAGGGAGGGACTATGACCGGCTAGTGGACCAGGTGACCACGAACCTCAAGGGGAAGGTGCCTCAGCTGCACATCGTGCGCTGCCCCTGGGGCGACGCGCACGGGGCCCGCCTGAACGCCGGCGGTCTGTCGCTGCCCGCCGAAGCGCGACCCTTCCCCTCCGCTGCGACGGAACCGGTGGCCTCGGAGGCCGAGGAGGCGGAAGCCGTCGAGGTGTCCGAGTGGGCTGCCCTGGAGGCGGACCCCTACGCCGAGTTGCGGATCCTCGGGCAGGAGGCGCGATCGCATGGCTACTCCCCCGTGGCACAGTCCGCCGTGGCCCGCTCCTACGCCGAGGTCAGCGCCCTGGACAGTGCGCTCTTCGCTGAGTTCCTGAGCGAACACGGTCTGGAGCCGGTCGATTTGGACGAGGCCAAGCGCGTTGCGCTCGACGGCCTGGGCCTCCTCCCGGAGGAGGCGGCGGTCGACCTCGGGGACCTGCGGCGCGCGATGGGCCGCCTCATGGCCGTCTCGGTCGTCGACCACGCGGATGCGCGTTGGGGCGTCGGCGGCGCCGCTGTGGACGGGGATTCCCTGGATGCCCTGGTGGCGGAGATCCTCACGTCGTGGGGTGCGCCGAAGGGCGAGTTGGGCATCGTTTCAAGCCTGACGAAGCCGCTCTGGCTGCCCCTGGCCCGTGGCTTCGAGTACACGGCGTCCTCGGTGCTGCGCGGCAACCGATTGAAGCAGACCGAACACGGCACGCCCATGATCGGCGACATCCTGCGCTACCAGGTCCGGGGCGAGGGGGTGCGGGCCGCCGTCGCCGAAGCCATCGACAGCGTGGACGGACCGGTGGTCGTGCTCGCCCACAGCCTGGGCGGCGTAGCCTGCGTGGACCTGCTGGCGTCGCAGAACCGCAGCGGCAAGGTGACCGCCCTGGTGACGGTCGGCTCCCAGGCCCCGTTCTTCTACGAGTTGGACGCACTGTGGTCCCTGCCGTTCGGCACACCCTTGCCGCCGACCTTTCCCGCCTGGTGGAACGTGTTCGACCCGCGCGACCCGCTGGCCTACGTCGGCGAACAGGTCTTCGGGTCCGACCGGGTGACTGACGTCGAATTCGATACCCGACGCCCGCTACTCCGCGCCCACAGTGCCTACTGGGGTCACCAGCGGTTCTACACCTGGCTCGCCGGAACCGTACTGTCATGAGCCACGGGGAAGCCCGACAGCCTCCGGGCGAGTGCGATCCCATGAAGGTCCACGCTCTCATCGTGGCCGTTGAGGACTACGGGTCGTACAGCAAGGACTGGAATGTCACCGGCCCGTACGCGGGCGCCCGCTCCTTCCGGGACTGGCTGATCGGACGAGGTGTACCCGCAGGCAACATCACGTTTCTGGGACGACCGCTCCCGGAGAGCCGGGGGATTGCTCCCAACGAGCCCGAAGCGGGGAGCCCAGCCGATGGCGGGCTGCTGAACGGGACCTCGCTGCAAGTCTTCTTCGGGGAGGTGCTGCCGGACATCGACGCCGAGTTGCTGTGGGTTTTCTGGGCCGGACACGGCATTACCGACGGCGAGCAACGCCACCAGCTGCTCCTGCCCGCCGACGGCAGGAAAGGACTGGAAACAGTCGACGCCCGCGAGCTCAGGGACACGCTGATTTCCACGGAGTGGGGAATGAAGAGCGGCACCCACCTGTCGCGAGTGGCCATGGTGATCGACGCCTGCCAGAACAATCTGCCACCGACCGACAAGGGCCTGAAAACCTGGCCGGTTTCAGTCCGTAGCAAGGACATGCGGAGCACCGCCCGGCCGTTCTTCACGTCGTTCTCCTGCGGGCCCGACCAGAAGGCCTACACCGGGACGAACAGGACCCATCTCGCCGCGACGCTCATGGAGTATCTGGACGCCAACCCGTCGCTCCTGCCCCATCCTCAGCACATGATGGGCCACATCGACCTGGCCTTCGCCAAACGGTCCGAAGCACAGGCGCAGACCCCGAGCTGGGAAATCCTCAACTGGGGGGAACCGGTCGGAACTGGAGTCTTCGAACTGACGCCGACAGAGGAGGAGTGCGCCCTGGCCCTCCAGTTCCGGCCCGGTCTCGACGACCGTGAGAAGCGGCGGCGGTGCGTCGAGGAGCTGGAGAACCGCGGTGTGGCGGTCACCGCGGACCACCAAGGCGAGCCGCCCAGTCCCGAACAGCTGGTCGCGGCCGCGGGCCGGGTCCGGCACGGTCTGCCGACCCTGGTCGACCTGCTCTGCTCCCCGCAGTGGCGGGACGACGAGCACGAGCGCCTCGATCTCGCGGGCGACCTCGGCAAAGCCGTCAGCCTCATCCACGAGGACGAGTTCCTGACGGTGGCGGAGTACGACACGCTGCTGCCACTTCTCGACCGGGCGGGGGACACGCTGGAGCAGGTCGCACGGTTCGGGCGCAGCTGGAGCGAGCACCTGCGCGGCATGCCCGTCACCGCACAGGCGGTGACGCGGAAGCTGGAGGCAGCCGGCGCCCTCAGGGGACGGCTGCCGCTGCTCCTGGGGTTCACCGCACTCCTGGCGGCCCTCACCGGGTCCGTTCCTCCGGACGAGGGACAAGACGCCGTTCCGGATGGGCCGTTGCAGACCTGGTGGCTCGGCGTCGCGGCCCGGCTGGGCTACGGTGACCGACTGCTGCGGGACGAGCGGGCCAAGGCAGCCGAGGACGCGTCAAGGCTTCAGCAGACCCCGGGGGGTTGGCTCCTGGTAGAGGTGCAGACAACCTGCCCCGAGGCGGTTCCTGGACACCCGAACCGCTATGACAGCCGGGCCTGGTACTTCGATGTCGAGGGCACACACCAGCAGGTCTTCAACGGGTCCGGGTGGACGGACTGGCAGCATTCTCTTGAGGCGGCGGTGGCCGACCACGTCGACGAGAATCTCAGCGGAATCGAATTCCTGCTGCCGCAGAGCCAGTTGGAACTACAGGTCGAACGTCTGGCAGTGGAGTACCGAGGGAGGTCCAACGTGCTGCTCGGACATGTCCACCCGGTCGTCGTGCGATGCGGCGACCGGGAGACAAGTCCGGCCCGACAGGCACAGTGGCAGGACAACTGGAAGCACTGTTCCCAGGACCACGACGGCGCGCCTTGGCTGGTCAAGGACGGCGCCGCCCTGAAGGAGCTCACGAAAGGCCTGACCGGTCACCAGGGATGCGTGGAGCTCACCGGGACCGCGAAGGACTTCAGCGCCGCCCTCGCGGTGTGCCTCCGGGAGGGCAGCCCCATCATCTCGTGGAACCGGTGCACCGGGGACATCCGCCCCCTCCAGAGCCTTGAACCCATCCACGGCCGCGCTCCCTCCAGTCTCCCCGCGGCGCTCCACGACTGGCGTCGCGCGGGGCCGAGCTCCGGCTCCGACGACGTCGTACTGCTCTGGGACAACCCCGACCGCCGTACCCAACGCCCCAGACTGCGCTCACCACGAAGAAGGAACAGATGACCGACGAGGACCGCACCTGGGAGCTCTTCGGCGACGGCGAAGCGCCGCCGACGCCCCGAAAGCTGCCGCCGGGGCCGCCATGGCGCCGCTTCGGTCGGCAGTCCCTGCCCCGTGCCCCCTACGTGATCCGCCAAGAGGACGCGGCCGTGGTCAACACGGCCCTGCACCTGCGTCGGCCGCTCCTGGTGACGGGCTTCCCCGGTGTGGGCAAGTCGTCCCTGGCCCATGAGATCGCCCGCCAGTTGGGGCTGGGTGAGGTCCTGGTCTGGCCGGTCAACTCCCGTTCCACGCTCAACGACGCGCTGTACCGCTACGACGCGGTCGGGCGCCTGCGGGACGTGGGCCTGGCCACCAGCAAGCGTGCCCGGGCCGGCGGTGAGGCGGGAGGCCAGGAAGTGGGCGACGACGCGAAGCAGGCGGTGGAGAACTACATCACCCTCGGCCCGCTGGGGACAGCCCTGGCGGCCAAGCCGGGCAGGCCTCGGGTCCTGCTCATCGACGAGTTGGACAAGAGCGACCTCGACCTGCCCAACGACCTGCTCGTTGCCTTCGAGGACGGCGCTTTCGAGATCCCCGAGCTCAGCCGATTGGCGGTGAGCGATGACGAGGTCGCCGAAGTCGGTCTCATCGGCGGGCCGCAGGCCATCGACCCGGCCAGGGGCAGCTCCGACGATGTGCGTTCCGGTCAGCCGGTCCCCGCGGCCTCCAGGAACCGAGGGACGGTGGTCGGTGGCTGGGTCACCTGCGAGGAGTTCCCAGTCATTGTGATCACCAGCAACGGCGAGCGCGACTTCCCCCCGGCCTTCCTGCGTCGCGTCGTCCGCCTCAACCTGCCCGACCCCAGCCGGGACTACCTGCGGAAGATCGTCGAAGCCCAGTTCGCCGGTCCGCTGGCCGATGCGGATGACACGACCAAGCGCGAACTGGACGAGCTCGTCGACAGGTTCAGCGCCGCCGCGCAGGACGGGAACCTGGCCACCGACCAGCTCCTCAATGCCATCCACCTCCGGCTCAGCCAAGTACCGCTCGACGTCAACGTCTTGAGTGCCATCCTCAGTTCTCTCGACGACACCGAGGCAGGGGGGTTCACCCTGTCGTCGACGGACTCCTCCCCCACGGCACACGGCCACCGCACATGATCGCCCGGCTCGGTGAGGTGCTCGCGGAGGCGCTGCGTGCCTGCGGGTACGACCCCTCGCCCCGTGAACTCACCGAGATCCTCTGGCTGGCCGGGCAGCTCCCCCCTGCCGCCCGGCCAGAGGTCCCCGCGGAGGAGGAGCCGGCAGACGCCGCCGTGACCGCCGTGGCATCGGAGCCGCCCCAGCAGCAACCCCCGGCCGCGGCCACGCCCCCCGCACCGCGGGACGATGTCCGCACCGTCGAGACCCGGCCGATCTACTCCGCGGCCAACCGGACCGCGGCGTCCGACGGCCCACGGGCGTCGTCCATCCGGCTTCCCGTGCCGAGCGCGCTGCCCCGGTCGCGCGAGCTGTCGAAGGCCCTGCGCTCGCTGCGCTCCAACGTCGCCTCACGCACGACCTTCGAGATCGACATCGCCGCCACGGTCGCCTCCCTCGCCAGTGGCATGCCGGACGTGCTGCTGCAACCGATCCGCGAGCCCCGGTTCGACCTCACCCTCATCGTGGACGACGGTGAGTCGATGGCGATCTGGTACGACACCGCCCGTGAACTGCGCACAGCTCTCTACCAGTTGCACGCCTTCCGGCGCACGCGCTTCCTGGGCCTGAACACCGATCTGGACGACGGCTCCCTGAGCCTGACGACCGAGCCGTTCCGTCTCCACGCACCCGCCATATCCCCCGCGGCCGCGGTGGAAGCCGGTGAACGCTCGCTCGTCGTCGTGCTGACCGACGGGGTCGGCCTGGCCTGGCATTCCGGGGCAGCCCTCAACCTGCTCTCCTCGTGGGCCCGCCGAAGCCCGGTGGCCGTCTGGCACCTGCTGCCGGAGGCGCTCTGGCCGGACACCGCCTTGTCCGCCGCCCGCCGAAGGACCACGGCCCCACGCCCTGGCGTCGCCAACCGCAAGCTCACCGTGCGGGCGCCCCGGATCCGCACCCGGCACGACCGAACGATCCAACTCCCGCTCCCTGTGGTGGACATCGGCGCCGGTACCGCCACTGCGGCCTGGGCCCGCCTGATCGGCGCACCCTCGGGCGAGGTGATCCTCCCGCTGATGGACGCCGTTCCGCCCGTCGCGGAGCACGGGACGATCGACGACGAGGAGTGGCCCGCCACCGAGGTCCCGGCACTGGAACTCCTGGACGGCTTCCTCGGCTCGGCCACCCCGCTGGCCCGAAGGCTGGCCGCCCATCTGGCCTGTGTCCCACCGATCACCGTCCCCCTCATGCGGCTGGTCCAACAGTCAGCCGCACCGGAGGCGGCTCTTTCGCACCTGGCCGAGGTATTCCTGTCCGGGCTGCTCCAGCCGACGACAGCCACCGGGGCACCCGCGCCACCGGCCGAGGAGACGCCTTGGGGACAGCGCTACTACGCCTTCCTGCCTGAGGTCGTCGACCCGCTACGCGAACTGATCCCCCGCTCGGCCGAACATGGCACCAGCACCCTGGTCTCGCGCCACCTGCGCCGGATCAACCAGTCGCGCGACGCGGCCCTTGCCCTGATTAGTGACCCCAGGGGCACGACCGCGTACACCCCGCAAGCGCCCGAACTGGCCTGGTCCGATCTGCAGTCGACCACCTCCGCGCCATCCGATGCCGACGTGCCGTTCGAGGCGCCGTCGATCATCGAGGGACCTGAGGGCATGGGAGGGGCCGCGGTCGCCGAGGAAGGGCCGGTACCTGTCGGCTTCATTATCGGAATCGCGCTGGGAAAGGGGCTGCGCATTCGGGCAGCGGCCACGTTGCTGCGCCAGTCCGGCTATCCGGTCCCGGAGCCGACCGCGCTGCCCGACCTCGTGCCCGAATCCCCGGATGTCGTTGTCCTCAGCCTGCACCTCGACGGAAGCCTGTGGGCCGACCCCGGCCACCAGTGGCTCGACGTGAACGAGCCGGTGACGATGGGGCATGTGCTGGCAGCCGCGGCGAGCACGGGACAGTCCGCACGACACCTCGCCGAACGCCTGGGCGAACTGGGCTACCGGACGCCCAGCCCGACGAAGTTGCCAGCAGACCCACCGGAGAAGTCGGACCGGATGCTGATCAGCCGGGACCTTGACGAGGCCGAGCCCTGGCTCGACGCGAACGAGCCGGTGAAGGTGGGGCAGGTGCTGTCAGCCGCGGTGAAGACGGGGCAGTCCGCCCAGCGGGTCGCCGAACGCCTGCGTGAACTGGGCTACGACACACCCGACCCAGCACAGCTGCCCGAGGTCGCACCCGAGGAGGCCGACCTCATCCTGATCAACCTGGACCTCCACTCGGTGGGTGCGCGGCTCGATCCGGGCGAGCCGACTCCGATGGGGCATGTGCTGGCAGCCGCGGTGAGGACGGGGCAGTCCGCCCAGCGGGTCGCCGAACGCCTGCGCGAACTGGGCTACGACGCACCCGACCCGGCACAGCTGCCCGACGTCCTACCCGAGGAGGCCGACCAGACACTGATCAGCCAGGACCTCGACGCGGTGCCCCCCTGGCTCGACGCGAGCAGACCAGTGCGGGTGGGGCATGCGCTGGCAGCCGCGATCGTGACCGAACAGTCCGCGCAGCGGGTCGCCGAGCGCCTGCGCGAACTGGGCTACGACGCACCCGACCCGGCACAGCTGCCCGACGTCGTACCCGATGAGGCCGACCAGACACTGATCAGCCAGGACCTCGACGCGGTGCCCCCCTGGCTCGACGCGAGCGAACCAGTGCCGGTGGGGCATGCGCTGACTGCCGCGATCGTGACCGATCAGACCGCGCAGCGGGTCGCCGAGCGCCTGCGCGAACTGGGCTACCACACAACTGCTTCGGCGCAGCTGCCCGATATCGTGCCGGAGGAGGACGACCGCATCCTGATCAGCCGTCGCCTCGACGGAATGAGCAGGTGGATCGACCCGGCCGAACCAGTGACGGTAGAACACCTGCTGACTGCCGCGATCGTGACCGGACGATCCGCACGCGCAGCCGCCGAGCGCCTGCGCGAACTGGGCTACCACACAACTGCTTTGGCGCAGCTGCCCGATATCGTGCCGGAGGAGGACGACCGCATCCTGATCAGCCGTCGCCTCGACGGAATGAGCAGGTGGATCGACCCGGCCGAACCAGTGACGGTAGAACACCTGCTGACTGCCGCGATCGTGACCGGACGATCCGCACGCGCGACCGCCGAGCGCCTGCGCGAACTGGGCTACCACACACCCGACCCAGCACACCTGCCCGATATCGCACCAGAGTACGACGACCAGATCCTGATCAGCCGGTACCTCCACAGAGGTCCCCTGGAGGATCCGACAGAGGCCGGTCCCGAGTGGCTCGACGCGGGCGATCCGGTGGCGATGGGACACGTGTCGGCGGCCGCGATCGTGACTGAGCAGTCCGCACGCACGGTCGCCGAACGCCTGCGAGAACTCGGTTACCAGACGCCCGACCCGGCAGGCCTACCGGACACCCCCCCGGCGGACGCCGATCGAACCCTCATCAGCCGAGACCTCGACGCGGTGGGGCCGTGGCTCGACGCGAGCGAGGCGGTGACCGTAGCGCATGTACTGGCAGCCGCGACCGCGATCCAACAGTCCGCACGCGCGGTCGCCGAGCGCCTGCGCGAACTCGGCTTCCAGACAAAGCACCCGGCACAGTTGTCCGATGTCATACCAGAGGACGACGACCGAATCCTGATCAGCCGATACCTCGACGGATACGCCCTGGAGGATCTCGATGCGGATTGGCTCGATGCACGCGAGCCGGTGCCAAAGGGGCATGTGCTGGCGGCCGCGATCGTGACCGGCCGGCCCGCCCTGGCCGTCGCCAACCGCCTGAACGAGCTGGGCTACCGCACCCCCGCCGGGGTGCGGTGGCCGGACTTCTCTCCGGAGGACGTCGATCGGACCCTGATCAGCCTGGACCTCGACGCAGTGGGGCCGTGGCTCGACGCCACCGATCCGGTGACGGTGGGACATGTACTGGCAGCCGCGCGGAAGACGGGATGGTCCGCGCATCGCGTCGGCGAACGCCTACACCTGTTGGGATACTCCCCTCCCGCCTCGGTCATCCTGCCGGACGCCATCGACAAGTGACCCGACCCGCCCGCTTCCGGGCCCGACGCCCGGGGTCAGGCGACGATGGCGGAAAGGCCCGGCCGGGTCAGGGACCTGGCTCGGGCGGCGATCAGCGAGCGCAGCGCCTGCTCGGCCGCCCCGTCGGCCGGGGTCAACACGGCCAGCCGCTGGTCCGAACCGTCCAACGCGGCCATGACGTCGTAGCAGACGGTCAGTTCGCCGACGGCGGCGTGCTGGATGCGCTTGACCCCGTGCACCCGCTCCTGCACCGTGTGGTCCCCCCACCAGGCCGCGAACTCCGCACTGGCCGAGCGCAGTTCGCCGATCAGCGCGTTCAGTTGCGGGTCGTCGCGGTGCCGGGCGAGGTTGGCACGCAGATTGCCGACCGTCTCGCGGGCGATCCGCACCCAGTCCAACTGCGCCGCGCGCACAGCTGGATCGGTGAAGATCATCCGGGCGGCGTTGTCAGCGCCCGGTGACCCGAACTCCTCGCCGAACAGGGCGGCGGCCGCGCCGTTGCGGGCCAGGATGCCGAAGCGGAAGTCGACCACGTAGGCCGGGAGCAGCGGCATGCCGTCCAGCAGCGCCAGCAGCGAGCGGCCCACCGGTGCCGGGACGTGCGTCGCGGGTGGTCGCTGGCCGCGCGCGACCAGGTGCAGGTGCTCCCGCTCGGTCGGCGACATGCGCAGCGCCGCCGCCACGCTGTCCAGCACGCCGGTCCCGGGGGTCCCGACCCGGCCCTGTTCCAGCCGGATGTACCAGTCGATGCTGACGGCCGCCAGCTGCGCCACCTCCTGGCGGCGCAGCCCGGGCGTGCGGCGGCTGCCGACGCTGGGCAGGCCGACGTCCGCCGGTTGCACCCGGGCCCGCGCCGCGCGCAGGAACTGCGCCAGTTCGCTCTGCTGCCGTCCCTGTCCGCTCGTCATGTCACCCATGATCGCCGCTCCCCCCGGGCCACGTCCACGGGACCGGGTGGCACTCGGAGCACCAGGATGCGAAGGGCCTTCCAGGCCGTGGCCGCCGGACGGAATGGTTGCTGTCGTACCCACCGCACCGCATGCGCCCCTGGAGGCTGCCATGAAGAAGACCGTTCGCAGTATCGCCGCCGCCACTGCGGCCGCCGCCGCGCTGACCCTGGCCGTCAGCACCGCCGCTTCCGCGCACAGCGACAACGCCAACGCCAGCGCCAGCGCCAGCGGGCATCCGGGCAAGCGGGGCGACGGCGGCTACGGCTACACCGTGATCCGCAGCGGCATCCCCGACACCGCCCGGCGTTTCACCGTGACCAGTCCCCAGGTGCACAACGGCGGGACGTTCCCGGCGAGCGCCTGGGCCGACGCCTTCGGCTGCTCCGGCGGCAACCAGCAGTTCACGCTGGACTGGACCGGCGCGCCGGTCGGCACCCGCAGCTTCGCGGTCACCATGTACGACCCGGACGCCCCGAGCGGCAGCGGCTTCTGGCACTGGCTGGAGTGGGACATCCCCGGCAGCGCGACCTCGT includes these proteins:
- a CDS encoding SAV_2336 N-terminal domain-related protein; translation: MIARLGEVLAEALRACGYDPSPRELTEILWLAGQLPPAARPEVPAEEEPADAAVTAVASEPPQQQPPAAATPPAPRDDVRTVETRPIYSAANRTAASDGPRASSIRLPVPSALPRSRELSKALRSLRSNVASRTTFEIDIAATVASLASGMPDVLLQPIREPRFDLTLIVDDGESMAIWYDTARELRTALYQLHAFRRTRFLGLNTDLDDGSLSLTTEPFRLHAPAISPAAAVEAGERSLVVVLTDGVGLAWHSGAALNLLSSWARRSPVAVWHLLPEALWPDTALSAARRRTTAPRPGVANRKLTVRAPRIRTRHDRTIQLPLPVVDIGAGTATAAWARLIGAPSGEVILPLMDAVPPVAEHGTIDDEEWPATEVPALELLDGFLGSATPLARRLAAHLACVPPITVPLMRLVQQSAAPEAALSHLAEVFLSGLLQPTTATGAPAPPAEETPWGQRYYAFLPEVVDPLRELIPRSAEHGTSTLVSRHLRRINQSRDAALALISDPRGTTAYTPQAPELAWSDLQSTTSAPSDADVPFEAPSIIEGPEGMGGAAVAEEGPVPVGFIIGIALGKGLRIRAAATLLRQSGYPVPEPTALPDLVPESPDVVVLSLHLDGSLWADPGHQWLDVNEPVTMGHVLAAAASTGQSARHLAERLGELGYRTPSPTKLPADPPEKSDRMLISRDLDEAEPWLDANEPVKVGQVLSAAVKTGQSAQRVAERLRELGYDTPDPAQLPEVAPEEADLILINLDLHSVGARLDPGEPTPMGHVLAAAVRTGQSAQRVAERLRELGYDAPDPAQLPDVLPEEADQTLISQDLDAVPPWLDASRPVRVGHALAAAIVTEQSAQRVAERLRELGYDAPDPAQLPDVVPDEADQTLISQDLDAVPPWLDASEPVPVGHALTAAIVTDQTAQRVAERLRELGYHTTASAQLPDIVPEEDDRILISRRLDGMSRWIDPAEPVTVEHLLTAAIVTGRSARAAAERLRELGYHTTALAQLPDIVPEEDDRILISRRLDGMSRWIDPAEPVTVEHLLTAAIVTGRSARATAERLRELGYHTPDPAHLPDIAPEYDDQILISRYLHRGPLEDPTEAGPEWLDAGDPVAMGHVSAAAIVTEQSARTVAERLRELGYQTPDPAGLPDTPPADADRTLISRDLDAVGPWLDASEAVTVAHVLAAATAIQQSARAVAERLRELGFQTKHPAQLSDVIPEDDDRILISRYLDGYALEDLDADWLDAREPVPKGHVLAAAIVTGRPALAVANRLNELGYRTPAGVRWPDFSPEDVDRTLISLDLDAVGPWLDATDPVTVGHVLAAARKTGWSAHRVGERLHLLGYSPPASVILPDAIDK
- a CDS encoding helix-turn-helix transcriptional regulator, which encodes MTSGQGRQQSELAQFLRAARARVQPADVGLPSVGSRRTPGLRRQEVAQLAAVSIDWYIRLEQGRVGTPGTGVLDSVAAALRMSPTEREHLHLVARGQRPPATHVPAPVGRSLLALLDGMPLLPAYVVDFRFGILARNGAAAALFGEEFGSPGADNAARMIFTDPAVRAAQLDWVRIARETVGNLRANLARHRDDPQLNALIGELRSASAEFAAWWGDHTVQERVHGVKRIQHAAVGELTVCYDVMAALDGSDQRLAVLTPADGAAEQALRSLIAARARSLTRPGLSAIVA
- a CDS encoding YbhB/YbcL family Raf kinase inhibitor-like protein, translating into MKKTVRSIAAATAAAAALTLAVSTAASAHSDNANASASASGHPGKRGDGGYGYTVIRSGIPDTARRFTVTSPQVHNGGTFPASAWADAFGCSGGNQQFTLDWTGAPVGTRSFAVTMYDPDAPSGSGFWHWLEWDIPGSATSLSPAATPVGAVSGTDDAGLTGYLGPCPPAGDVNHGYQITVYALDTASLGLPATTPAALTTFSMSSHIVGYARMTVNARR